The proteins below come from a single Miscanthus floridulus cultivar M001 chromosome 1, ASM1932011v1, whole genome shotgun sequence genomic window:
- the LOC136550171 gene encoding uncharacterized protein isoform X2: MPVRPSSRHSCGLLGSVEPDEIQPQLSQPWLLQCWWRTVIGEGGHGGFAEGLDRLSVLTVVPPARSELKWDKHRALAFALSADFPKSLGYRIGLRKSSVTATIATDDVHAGQGPGHSSKSYWMELVDKIPDNPKRVVFERAHNRGSRFHYVKTRGCHLHWVETSTPDPRKRGAQGDSRTSIRRKAARINSPTTHEYLLTGVDIEVGQFVPQAENKEL; the protein is encoded by the exons ATGCCGGTGAGGCCAAGCAGCCGACATTCATGTGGCCTGCTGGGGAGCGTGGAGCCCGATGAGATCCAACCACAGCTATCACAGCCATGGCTCCTGCAGTGCTGGTGGCGCACAG TCATAGGTGAAGGCGGTCATGGTGGCTTTGCGGAAGGGCTCGACAGACTGTCTGTTCTTACTGTAGTGCCGCCTGCACGTTCAGAATTGAAGTGGGACAAACATAGAGCTCTAGCTTTCGCATTATCTGCTGATTTTCCAAAGTCACTAGGCTACAGAATAGGATTGAGAAA ATCATCGGTCACTGCCACCATTGCCACAGATGATGTGCATGCCGGACAAGGCCCCGGACACTCATCCAAAAG TTATTGGATGGAGTTGGTCGATAAGATCCCTGATAACCCAAAAAGGGTTGTATTTGAGAGAGCACACAACAGAG GTTCGAGGTTCCACTACGTCAAGACAAGAGGTTGTCATCTGCATTGGGTAGAAACTTCTACACCGGATCCAAGGAAGAGAGGTGCTCAGGGGGATAGCCGTACGTCAATTAGGAGGAAGGCTGCACGGATAAATTCTCCAACAACACATGAGTATTTGCTGACCGGGGTAGACATAGAG GTGGGACAATTTGTTCCTCAGGCAGAG
- the LOC136467848 gene encoding DNA (cytosine-5)-methyltransferase DRM2-like: MRNLKKKPNCKNFGGSDDGDKSVWDSEGEVARSLDGAISPIATSRNKLKGAPGPSMLVNGAGPSASLVDFVGMGLIKENGDGGAESLLELLLAYKAIGNDPSLDNSSASVCGPRTIGDDKDILANWDAHDASTSSDRDHISDDSSDEDFLQGLSQKDEKIESLVRMGFPKDEAEMAIVRCGQDAPMSVLVDLIYSSEASEDGYYGNFSDHEDDYFGGRKEKRKRSEDAEQGSRGPLDGSHDEPMPLPNPMVGFNLPNVSLRSVDRSLPSKVIVPPFFYYENVAIAPKGVWTTISRFLYDIQPEFVDSRFLCAAARKRGYIHNLPIVNRSPLLPLPPKTIFEAFPHTKKWWPSWDPRKQFNCLLTNMAKPKSTEQIHHALAKCKDPPPRHVQKYVLETCRTANLVWVGLNKVAHLEPDEMEFLLGFPKDHTRGIGRTERFKSLGNSFHVDTFAYHLSALRDMFPHGMNVLSLFSGIGGAEVALHRLGIHMKTVISVEISEVNRFILRTWWNQTQTGTLIEIADVQSLTTERLESCIRRIGGFDLVIGGSPCNNLAGRNRFHRDGLEGEQSSLFYHYYRILDTVKSIMGRM, encoded by the exons atgagaaacttaaaaaaaaaaccaAATTGTAAAAATTTCGGTGGCAGCGACGACGGTGACAAGTCCGTGTGGGACAGTGAAGGCGAGGTGGCGAGGAGCCTCGACGGCGCTATCTCGCCAATTGCGACCTCGAGGAACAAGCTAAAAGGTGCTCCTGGCCCGTCCATGCTG GTCAATGGAGCAGGGCCATCTGCCTCTTTGGTGGACTTCGTAGGGATGGGTCTCATTAAGGAGAATG GAGATGGTGGTGCAGAGTCATTACTCGAGCTTCTTCTGGCCTACAAG GCGATAGGCAATGACCCTTCATTGGATAACTCCTCTGCTTCTGTTTGTGGCCCCCGGACCATTGGTGATGACAAAGACATTCTTGCGAATTGGGATGCACATGATGCTAGTACGAGCAGCGACAGGGATCATATATctgatgattctagtgatgag GATTTCCTACAAGGCTTGTCACAGAAGGACGAAAAAATTGAGTCCTTAGTGAGAATGGGCTTTCCTAAAGATGAAGCAGAAATGGCTATTGTCAGATGTG GTCAGGATGCACCTATGTCTGTTTTGGTTGATTTAATCTATAGTTCAGAAGCTTCAGAAGATGGTTACTATGGCAATTTCTCTGACCATGAG GATGATtattttggaggaagaaaggaaaagagaaagAGATCTGAAGATGCAGAACAAGGTAGTAGAGGACCCTTAGATGGTAGCCATGATGAGCCGATGCCTCTCCCAAACCCAATGGTTGGGTTTAACCTGCCAAATGTGAGCTTAAGATCAGTGGACAGATCTCTACCCTCAAAGGTTATTGTGCCACCTTTCTTCTACTATGAGAATGTAGCCATTGCTCCAAAGGGTGTCTGGACAACGATATCACGGTTCTTATATGACATCCAACCTGAGTTTGTGGATTCAAGGTTCTTATGTGCTGCTGCCAGGAAAAGAGGTTACATACATAACTTGCCAATTGTGAACAGGTCACCTCTCCTTCCCTTACCCCCAAAGACAATATTTGAGGCCTTCCCCCATACTAAAAAGTGGTGGCCCTCATGGGACCCTAGAAAACAGTTCAACTGCCTCCTGACCAATATGGCTAAACCTAAGTCGACGGAACAGATTCACCATGCTCTTGCAAAATGTAAAGATCCACCACCTCGACATGTTCAGAAGTATGTCTTGGAAACCTGCAGGACGGCGAACTTGGTATGGGTTGGTCTGAACAAGGTTGCTCATCTAGAGCCTGATGAGATGGAATTCCTGCTTGGTTTCCCCAAAGACCACACCAGGGGAATCGGCAGGACTGAGAGGTTCAAGTCTTTGGGCAATTCATTCCATGTCGACACCTTCGCATACCATCTCTCAGCACTTCGGGACATGTTTCCACATGGCATGAATGTCCTTTCCTTGTTCTCTGGCATTGGAGGAGCAGAGGTAGCTCTCCACAGGCTCGGCATACACATGAAGACGGTCATTTCGGTGGAGATATCTGAGGTGAACAGGTTCATCTTGAGGACTTGGTGGAATCAGACCCAAACAGGCACTTTGATAGAGATCGCCGATGTTCAGAGCCTGACTACCGAGAGGCTCGAGTCATGCATCAGGAGGATTGGTGGTTTTGACCTGGTGATTGGGGGCAGCCCCTGCAACAATCTTGCTGGGCGCAATCGATTCCACCGTGATGGCTTGGAGGGCGAGCAGTCGTCCCTTTTCTACCACTATTACAGGATCTTGGACACGGTGAAGTCCATCATGGGCAGAATGTAG